In the genome of Coraliomargarita algicola, one region contains:
- a CDS encoding helix-turn-helix domain-containing protein yields MKTGKDIPAHIYSQTSESIRQAFGKPFQSLGPQFPFLLLRFEQTDSDSQAEYAHRHDYYELLYIEEGQGQHFIDFESYPVQANTFYFLSKDQVHFWELTRPLRGYALLFPEDFLSFPLSDVVRSHDSGFFHKVAQAPYLNLDDTSARDITALLKGMEEEFYDEHAQSLTALRAYFHILLTKLGRLHAAIHTDSDNSHHSSIVKQFEQLVAQHYRTEHSVKDYAKRLGVSSSHLRDTVKAVTGQAPGHIIRQRLALEAKRRLAHEDATIAEIGYRLNFEDASYFARFFKRETGLSPQAFRQQFLEKYHVSD; encoded by the coding sequence ATGAAAACCGGCAAAGACATACCCGCTCACATCTACTCTCAAACATCTGAAAGTATCCGGCAGGCTTTTGGAAAGCCGTTTCAGTCGCTCGGTCCGCAATTCCCCTTTCTGCTGCTTCGTTTCGAACAGACGGATTCCGATTCGCAGGCGGAGTATGCGCACCGCCATGATTATTACGAATTGCTTTACATCGAGGAGGGCCAAGGCCAGCACTTCATCGACTTCGAAAGCTATCCGGTTCAAGCCAACACTTTTTATTTCCTATCGAAAGATCAGGTCCACTTCTGGGAGCTGACGCGCCCGCTGAGAGGCTACGCCCTACTCTTTCCAGAAGACTTTCTATCCTTCCCACTCTCCGATGTGGTCCGCAGCCATGACTCCGGCTTCTTTCACAAGGTCGCCCAAGCGCCCTATTTAAATCTCGATGACACGTCCGCCCGAGACATCACCGCGTTACTCAAAGGAATGGAGGAGGAGTTCTATGATGAGCATGCCCAAAGCCTGACGGCCCTGCGGGCATATTTTCATATCCTGCTGACCAAACTCGGCCGTTTGCATGCGGCCATCCACACGGATTCCGACAACTCGCACCACTCCTCCATCGTGAAGCAGTTCGAGCAACTGGTCGCCCAACATTATCGGACCGAGCATTCGGTCAAGGACTACGCCAAGCGGCTCGGAGTCAGTAGCAGCCATTTGCGCGACACAGTCAAAGCCGTCACCGGACAGGCCCCTGGTCACATCATCCGCCAAAGACTGGCCCTTGAAGCCAAACGCAGGCTCGCCCATGAAGATGCCACCATTGCGGAGATCGGCTATCGCCTGAACTTCGAGGATGCCTCCTACTTTGCCAGATTCTTCAAGCGCGAAACCGGCCTCAGCCCTCAGGCATTTCGTCAACAATTTCTCGAAAAATACCACGTTTCCGACTAA